In Puntigrus tetrazona isolate hp1 chromosome 22, ASM1883169v1, whole genome shotgun sequence, one genomic interval encodes:
- the LOC122327500 gene encoding elastase-1-like, whose amino-acid sequence MLRILLLSVLAALALAEPRYLEEGPEQRVVGGEVARPNSWPWQISLQYLSGGSYYHTCGGTLIRTNWVMTAAHCVDTSRTWRVVLGDHDIYNHEGREQYMSVSNVYIHPNWNSNNVASGYDIALLRLSSSASLNSYVQLAALPPSGQVLPHNNPCYITGWGRTQTGGSLSAQLKQAYLPVVDYSTCSRSDWWGSTVKNTMVCGGGGNDSGCQGDSGGPLNCQVSGQYVVHGVTSFVSSSGCNAYKKPTVFTRVSAYSSWISGIIG is encoded by the exons ATGCTGAGGATCCTGTTGTTGAGCGTGCTGGCCGCCCTGG CGCTGGCTGAACCCAGATATCTGGAGGAGGGCCCTGAACAGAGGGTTGTTGGTGGAGAGGTGGCAAGACCCAACTCTTGGCCTTGGCAg ATCTCTCTCCAGTACCTGTCTGGCGGCAGCTACTATCATACCTGTGGCGGCACTCTGATCAGAACTAACTGGGTGATGACTGCTGCCCACTGCGTTGACAC CTCGAGGACTTGGCGTGTTGTCCTGGGCGACCACGACATCTACAACCACGAGGGTCGCGAGCAGTACATGAGCGTCAGCAACGTCTACATCCACCCCAACTGGAACAGCAACAATGTGGCCTCTGG ATATGATATCGCCCTTCTGCGCCTGTCCTCCAGCGCCTCTCTGAACTCTTATGTACAGCTGGCCGCCCTGCCACCTTCTGGACAGGTTCTGCCCCACAACAACCCTTGTTACATCACTGGCTGGGGACGCACACAGA CTGGTGGGTCACTCTCGGCTCAGCTGAAACAGGCCTATCTGCCTGTGGTGGACTACAGTACCTGCTCTCGTAGCGACTGGTGGGGAAGCACCGTGAAGAACACCATGGTTTGCGGTGGCGGCGGAAACGACTCTGGATGCCAG GGTGACTCTGGTGGCCCTCTGAACTGTCAGGTCAGTGGTCAGTATGTCGTCCATGGTGTAACCAGCTTTGTGTCTTCATCGGGTTGTAACGCCTACAAGAAGCCAACAGTCTTCACCCGTGTGTCTGCCTACTCCAGCTGGATTAGTGGC atcatTGGATAA
- the LOC122327554 gene encoding natural killer cell receptor 2B4-like isoform X1 yields MMASLLLMICIMHLLYEIAPLPVTENSNYCLSSESSVSKCLLLCWVVNVSHVTLSWYKGNSLLSSINVSDLSISLSLPLEVEYQEKNIYSCVINNPIRNQTTHLNISEVCQTCSDWSALQISKVVVFASAAVNFLIVAVTVMVCIYRKHKKKEQKVQTSEEEITYADPTFCQQKMHKARVQKEEDVVYAGVSASR; encoded by the exons ATGATGGCCTCCCTGCTCCTGATGATCTGTATAATGCATCTGCTCTACGAAATAG CTCCTCTACCTGTTACTGAAAACAGCAATTACTGTCTATCATCAGAATCATCAGTTTCCAAATGTCTGTTGCTGTGTTGGGTGGTGAACGtgagtcatgtgactctctcctggtacaaaggaaacagtttattgtccagcatcaatgtgtctgatctcagcatcagtctctctctacctctggaggtggaatatcaggagaaaaacatctacagctgtgtgatcaacaaccccatcagaaaccagaccacacatctgAACATCAGTGAAGTCTGTCAGACATGCTCAG ACTGGAGTGCATTGCAGATCAGTAAAGTGGTGGTTTTTGCTTCCGCCGCTGTAAACTTTCTGATCGTGGCTGTGACCGTGATGGTCTGTATTTAcaggaaacataaaaaaaaagaacaaaaag TTCAGACCAGTGAAGAAGAGATAACTTACGCTGATCCAACATTCTGCcaacaaaaaatgcacaaagcG